The Oncorhynchus masou masou isolate Uvic2021 chromosome 6, UVic_Omas_1.1, whole genome shotgun sequence genome has a window encoding:
- the LOC135541757 gene encoding arginine-glutamic acid dipeptide repeats protein-like isoform X6, translated as MDDLFSPRSLISRSLNSTQGEIRVGSSHQAKLPELQPRPVFGVQTQTENEELVWMPGVNDCDLLMYLRAARSMAAFAGMCDGGSTEDGCLAASRDDTTLNALNMLHASRYDAAKALQRLVKKPVPKLIEKCWSEDDVKRFIKGLRQYGKNFFRIRKELLPNKKTGELITFYYHWKKTPEATGTRPYRQHRRQPSSRKAKTRATAATVNTPSQSMDISSASEDDLDSEDSEQDTCGHCATTTSKDWQHGGRDNILLCTTCRTYYNKHGRLPPGPKPADPPFMFKPVKEEEEGNGKHGMRTRRSRTPLSSLRSGHKRLTGSPTSEDQQSSSHPSPAPSGASSTSNTSRISCLEKTDNTKKPGKKIKEEAPLPKSTKRSRESAAQDPEEPERTPTKRTKTQQVRQSGEQAECRSEGDGEAERGEVEEESCSDSRSAQDDGSSDTKDIDQDNRSSSPSIPSPRQGNESDSDSSAQQLQGAHQAAAETVSAPAAALAETQTPQIVPPPRVAGSNTSLPPQGTSPSAKPGQVQAQATPSPEPPQPSATSAQAGQSVSDQTSPPHNRPLPPSHPLAGPSPVPPPLGQAFHPPTPVLQGPLPSPGSLPPTQPLSLYGAPTQCPHPQRPPPHFPREPSFPQALPLTSAPQIKPPPTTPIPPSHKQPPHLSSSLAPPFPQMPSNLPPPPALKPLNSLPNQHPPGAPPPPLQLMPQSLPMQQGVPPQPPVLTQLQNLPGRGSHSHPHSSLPSCSAPSALHPVLSASSPSTMGPVPSLQPSFPSLRPSPENPNGIVGSHVQIKEEPLDECEELECPPPPPRSPSPEPLVVNIASHASQSARFFKHLDRGYNSCSRTDLFFTPLASSKLAKKREEAVERSKREAEHNAREREKDRERERERERQEDKNARASSSSHDSRMSDVQMSSQVHMRSSFEQPPTSVAAVPPYIGPDTPALRTLSEYARPHVMSPNNRNHPFFVSLSPGDPLLAYHMPGLYAAEPSLRERELRNLRERELRERMKPGFEVKPPEMETMHPSANPMEHFARHGALALPHIAGPPHHPFGHFHPVMQNHLERERQALALAGPQMRPELSYAERLTAERLHAERMASVANDPAARLQMLNVTPHHHQHSHIHSHLHLHQQDPLNQGNGPHPLDPLAPGPRLARFPFPGGPIPNPLLNDLPHDHDMLRHPLFAYAAVAGAGYPRELQGPIPQMSAAHQLQAMHAQSAELQRLAMEQQWLHGHHHLQHGGPLPGQEDYYSRLKKEGDKPS; from the exons GAGCATGGCAGCGTTTGCAGGGATGTGTGACGGAGGATCCACAGAGGACGGGTGTTTGGCGGCCTCTCGTGACGACACCACACTCAACGCTTTAAACATG ttACACGCCAGCCGTTACGACGCAGCTAAAGCTCTCCAGCGCCTAGTGAAGAAACCTGTGCCCAAACTCATTGAGAAATGTTGGTCAGAGGATGATGTG AAGCGGTTCATCAAAGGTTTGAGACAGTACGGCAAGAATTTCTTCAGGATTCGCAAAGAGCTGCTGCCCAACAAGAAAACG GGGGAGTTGATCACATTCTACTATCACTGGAAGAAGACGCCTGAGGCTACAGGCACGCGGCCGTACCGTCAGCACCGTAGACAGCCGTCCTCACGCAAGGCCAAGACTCGCGCCACCGCTGCCACTGTGAACACCCCTTCACAATCCA TGGACATAAGTTCAGCCAGTGAGGATGACCTGGACAGTGAAGACAGCGAGCAAGACACCTGTGGACACTGTGCCACAACCA CCTCTAAGGACTGGCAGCACGGAGGCCGGGATAACATCCTCCTGTGTACCACCTGTCGTACCTACTACAACAAACATGGCCGCCTGCCGCCTGGCCCTAAGCCTGCTGACCCTCCCTTCATGTTCAAACCTgtcaaagaggaagaggagggcaaCGGGAAGCACGGCATGAGGACGCGACGCAGCAGAACACCG TTGTCTTCATTAAGAAGTGGCCACAAGAGGCTGACCGGCTCTCCTACCAGTGAAGACCAGCAGTCCAGTAGCCATCCCTCTCCCGCCCCCAGTGGAGCTAGCTCCACCTCCAACACATCCAGAATCTCCTGTTTAGAGAAGACTGATAACACAAAGAAGCCTGGCAAG AAGATAAAGGAAGAGGCGCCCCTACCAAAGAGTACTAAACGTTCCAGGGAGAGTGCAGCCCAGGACCCAGAGGAGCCTGAGAGAACACCAACTAAAAGGACGAAGACACAGCAGGTCAGACAGAGT ggtgaacaggcagagtGCCGGTCGGAGGGCGatggagaggctgagaggggtgaggtggaggaggagagctgCTCAGACAGCCGCAGTGCCCAGGACGACGGCAGCAGCGACACCAAAGACATCGACCAGGACAaccgctcctcctcccccagcATCCCCAGCCCTCGCCAGGGCAATGAGAGTGATTCCGACTCCTCTGCCCAGCAGCTCCAGGGTGCCCACCAGGCAGCAGCAGAGACCGTCAGTGCCCCTGCTGCTGCCCTTGCTGAAACACAGACCCCACAAATTGTTCCTCCACCACGGGTTGCAGGCTCAAACACATCCCTGCCTCCCCAGGGTACCTCTCCCTCTGCAAAGCCTGGCCAGGTACAGGCCCAGGCAACCCCCTCCCCAGAGCCTCCCCAGCCTTCAGCCACCTCTGCTCAGGCTGGTCAGTCAGTTAGCGACCAGACAAGTCCCCCACACAACCGACCCCtacccccctctcaccctctcgctGGCCCCTCACCTGTCCCTCCTCCGCTGGGACAGGCCTTCCATCCTCCAACTCCTGTATTACAGGGTCCTCTTCCTTCTCCTGGCTCTCTGCCTCCCACCCAGCCCCTGTCCCTCTATGGTGCTCCGACCCAGTGCCCCCACCCCCAGCGACCCCCTCCTCACTTTCCCAGGGAACCCTCCTTCCCCCAggccctccccctcacctccgcGCCCCAAATCAAACCACCCCCAACCacacccatccctccatctcacaAGCAGCCACCacacctctcttcttcccttgCTCCCCCTTTCCCGCAGATGCCATCCAACCTGCCCCCTCCTCCGGCACTGAAGCCCCTCAACTCTCTGCCCAACCAGCACCCTCCCGGtgcccctccaccccccctccagcTCATGCCCCAATCCCTGCCCATGCAGCAGGGTGTCCCACCCCAGCCTCCCGTGCTCACGCAGCTGCAGAACCTCCCTGGCAGAGGCAGCCACTCCCACCCCCACTCCTCCCTGCCCTCCTGCTCTGCCCCCTCAGCCttgcaccctgtcctctctgcctcttctccctcTACCATGGGTCCAGTCCCTAGTCTCcagccctccttcccctctctacgCCCCTCGCCCGAAAACCCCAATGGCATTGTAGGGTCACATGTCCAGATTAAAGAGGAGCCATTGGATGAATGTGAGGAGCTTGAGTGTCCGCCCCCTCCACCCAGAAGTCCCTCACCGGAACCTTTGGTTGTCAACATCGCCAGTCATGCCAGCCAATCAGCACG ATTTTTCAAACACCTGGACCGTGGCTACAACTCGTGCTCCAGAACAGACCTGTTCTTCACTCCCCTGGCCTCATCCAAGCTGGccaagaagagagaggaggctgtgGAGAGATccaagagagaggctgagcacaaTGCCCGAGaaagggagaaggacagagagagggagagggaacgagagaggcagGAAGACAAAAATGCT AGAGCGTCCAGCTCGTCCCACGACAGCCGTATGAGTGATGTCCAAATGTCCAGCCAGGTCCACATGCGCTCCTCCTTCGAGCAGCCCCCCACCAGTGTGGCCGCTGTGCCCCCTTACATCGGCCCCGACACCCCTGCCCTGCGCACCCTCAGTGAGTACGCCCGACCCCACGTCATGTCCCCCAACAATCGCAACCACCCCTTCTTCGTGTCTCTGTCCCCCGGGGACCCTCTGCTGGCATACCACATGCCTGGCCTGTACGCCGCCGAGCCcagcctgagagagagggagctccGTAACCTCCGGGAGAGGGAGCTCCGCGAGAGGATGAAGCCTGGCTTCGAGGTCAAGCCCCCGGAGATGGAGACCATGCATCCATCAGCCAACCCCATGGAGCACTTTGCCAGACATGGAGCCCTGGCCCTGCCTCATATCGCTGGGCCGCCCCACCACCCCTTTGGCCACTTCCACCCGGTCATGCAGAAccacctggagagggagaggcaggcacTGGCCCTGGCCGGGCCCCAAATGCGTCCAGAGCTAAGCTACGCTGAGAGACTGACTGCTGAGAGGCTCCATGCTGAGAGGATGGCATCTGTGGCTAACGACCCGGCCGCCAGGCTGCAGATGCTCAACGTCACACCGCATCACCACCAGCACTCCCACATCCACTCACACCTGCACCTACATCAGCAGGACCCACTCAACCAAG GTAATGGGCCCCACCCCCTGGATCCCCTGGCTCCTGGGCCCCGTCTGGCCCGCTTCCCCTTCCCTGGAGGCCCCATCCCCAACCCTCTGCTCAATGACCTGCCCCACGACCATGACATGTTGCGACACCCACTGTTTG CCTATGCCGCTGTTGCAGGAGCAGGGTACCCCCGTGAGCTTCAGGGGCCCATCCCCCAGATGTCTGCAGCCCACCAGCTCCAGGCCATGCACGCCCAGTCAGCAGAGTTGCAGAGGCTGGCCATGGAGCAGCAGTGGCTACACGGACACCACCACCTACAACATGGGGGGCCTCTGCCCGGACAGGAGGATTACTACAG CCGTCTGAAGAAAGAAGGTGACAAGCCATCGTGA
- the LOC135541757 gene encoding arginine-glutamic acid dipeptide repeats protein-like isoform X2, which produces MDDLFSPRSLISRSLNSTQGEIRVGSSHQAKLPELQPRPVFGVQTQTENEELVWMPGVNDCDLLMYLRAARSMAAFAGMCDGGSTEDGCLAASRDDTTLNALNMLHASRYDAAKALQRLVKKPVPKLIEKCWSEDDVKRFIKGLRQYGKNFFRIRKELLPNKKTGELITFYYHWKKTPEATGTRPYRQHRRQPSSRKAKTRATAATVNTPSQSMDISSASEDDLDSEDSEQDTCGHCATTTSKDWQHGGRDNILLCTTCRTYYNKHGRLPPGPKPADPPFMFKPVKEEEEGNGKHGMRTRRSRTPLSSLRSGHKRLTGSPTSEDQQSSSHPSPAPSGASSTSNTSRISCLEKTDNTKKPGKKIKEEAPLPKSTKRSRESAAQDPEEPERTPTKRTKTQQVRQSGEQAECRSEGDGEAERGEVEEESCSDSRSAQDDGSSDTKDIDQDNRSSSPSIPSPRQGNESDSDSSAQQLQGAHQAAAETVSAPAAALAETQTPQIVPPPRVAGSNTSLPPQGTSPSAKPGQVQAQATPSPEPPQPSATSAQAGQSVSDQTSPPHNRPLPPSHPLAGPSPVPPPLGQAFHPPTPVLQGPLPSPGSLPPTQPLSLYGAPTQCPHPQRPPPHFPREPSFPQALPLTSAPQIKPPPTTPIPPSHKQPPHLSSSLAPPFPQMPSNLPPPPALKPLNSLPNQHPPGAPPPPLQLMPQSLPMQQGVPPQPPVLTQLQNLPGRGSHSHPHSSLPSCSAPSALHPVLSASSPSTMGPVPSLQPSFPSLRPSPENPNGIVGSHVQIKEEPLDECEELECPPPPPRSPSPEPLVVNIASHASQSARFFKHLDRGYNSCSRTDLFFTPLASSKLAKKREEAVERSKREAEHNAREREKDRERERERERQEDKNARASSSSHDSRMSDVQMSSQVHMRSSFEQPPTSVAAVPPYIGPDTPALRTLSEYARPHVMSPNNRNHPFFVSLSPGDPLLAYHMPGLYAAEPSLRERELRNLRERELRERMKPGFEVKPPEMETMHPSANPMEHFARHGALALPHIAGPPHHPFGHFHPVMQNHLERERQALALAGPQMRPELSYAERLTAERLHAERMASVANDPAARLQMLNVTPHHHQHSHIHSHLHLHQQDPLNQDVCYCHPGNGPHPLDPLAPGPRLARFPFPGGPIPNPLLNDLPHDHDMLRHPLFAYAAVAGAGYPRELQGPIPQMSAAHQLQAMHAQSAELQRLAMEQQWLHGHHHLQHGGPLPGQEDYYSRLKKEGDKPS; this is translated from the exons GAGCATGGCAGCGTTTGCAGGGATGTGTGACGGAGGATCCACAGAGGACGGGTGTTTGGCGGCCTCTCGTGACGACACCACACTCAACGCTTTAAACATG ttACACGCCAGCCGTTACGACGCAGCTAAAGCTCTCCAGCGCCTAGTGAAGAAACCTGTGCCCAAACTCATTGAGAAATGTTGGTCAGAGGATGATGTG AAGCGGTTCATCAAAGGTTTGAGACAGTACGGCAAGAATTTCTTCAGGATTCGCAAAGAGCTGCTGCCCAACAAGAAAACG GGGGAGTTGATCACATTCTACTATCACTGGAAGAAGACGCCTGAGGCTACAGGCACGCGGCCGTACCGTCAGCACCGTAGACAGCCGTCCTCACGCAAGGCCAAGACTCGCGCCACCGCTGCCACTGTGAACACCCCTTCACAATCCA TGGACATAAGTTCAGCCAGTGAGGATGACCTGGACAGTGAAGACAGCGAGCAAGACACCTGTGGACACTGTGCCACAACCA CCTCTAAGGACTGGCAGCACGGAGGCCGGGATAACATCCTCCTGTGTACCACCTGTCGTACCTACTACAACAAACATGGCCGCCTGCCGCCTGGCCCTAAGCCTGCTGACCCTCCCTTCATGTTCAAACCTgtcaaagaggaagaggagggcaaCGGGAAGCACGGCATGAGGACGCGACGCAGCAGAACACCG TTGTCTTCATTAAGAAGTGGCCACAAGAGGCTGACCGGCTCTCCTACCAGTGAAGACCAGCAGTCCAGTAGCCATCCCTCTCCCGCCCCCAGTGGAGCTAGCTCCACCTCCAACACATCCAGAATCTCCTGTTTAGAGAAGACTGATAACACAAAGAAGCCTGGCAAG AAGATAAAGGAAGAGGCGCCCCTACCAAAGAGTACTAAACGTTCCAGGGAGAGTGCAGCCCAGGACCCAGAGGAGCCTGAGAGAACACCAACTAAAAGGACGAAGACACAGCAGGTCAGACAGAGT ggtgaacaggcagagtGCCGGTCGGAGGGCGatggagaggctgagaggggtgaggtggaggaggagagctgCTCAGACAGCCGCAGTGCCCAGGACGACGGCAGCAGCGACACCAAAGACATCGACCAGGACAaccgctcctcctcccccagcATCCCCAGCCCTCGCCAGGGCAATGAGAGTGATTCCGACTCCTCTGCCCAGCAGCTCCAGGGTGCCCACCAGGCAGCAGCAGAGACCGTCAGTGCCCCTGCTGCTGCCCTTGCTGAAACACAGACCCCACAAATTGTTCCTCCACCACGGGTTGCAGGCTCAAACACATCCCTGCCTCCCCAGGGTACCTCTCCCTCTGCAAAGCCTGGCCAGGTACAGGCCCAGGCAACCCCCTCCCCAGAGCCTCCCCAGCCTTCAGCCACCTCTGCTCAGGCTGGTCAGTCAGTTAGCGACCAGACAAGTCCCCCACACAACCGACCCCtacccccctctcaccctctcgctGGCCCCTCACCTGTCCCTCCTCCGCTGGGACAGGCCTTCCATCCTCCAACTCCTGTATTACAGGGTCCTCTTCCTTCTCCTGGCTCTCTGCCTCCCACCCAGCCCCTGTCCCTCTATGGTGCTCCGACCCAGTGCCCCCACCCCCAGCGACCCCCTCCTCACTTTCCCAGGGAACCCTCCTTCCCCCAggccctccccctcacctccgcGCCCCAAATCAAACCACCCCCAACCacacccatccctccatctcacaAGCAGCCACCacacctctcttcttcccttgCTCCCCCTTTCCCGCAGATGCCATCCAACCTGCCCCCTCCTCCGGCACTGAAGCCCCTCAACTCTCTGCCCAACCAGCACCCTCCCGGtgcccctccaccccccctccagcTCATGCCCCAATCCCTGCCCATGCAGCAGGGTGTCCCACCCCAGCCTCCCGTGCTCACGCAGCTGCAGAACCTCCCTGGCAGAGGCAGCCACTCCCACCCCCACTCCTCCCTGCCCTCCTGCTCTGCCCCCTCAGCCttgcaccctgtcctctctgcctcttctccctcTACCATGGGTCCAGTCCCTAGTCTCcagccctccttcccctctctacgCCCCTCGCCCGAAAACCCCAATGGCATTGTAGGGTCACATGTCCAGATTAAAGAGGAGCCATTGGATGAATGTGAGGAGCTTGAGTGTCCGCCCCCTCCACCCAGAAGTCCCTCACCGGAACCTTTGGTTGTCAACATCGCCAGTCATGCCAGCCAATCAGCACG ATTTTTCAAACACCTGGACCGTGGCTACAACTCGTGCTCCAGAACAGACCTGTTCTTCACTCCCCTGGCCTCATCCAAGCTGGccaagaagagagaggaggctgtgGAGAGATccaagagagaggctgagcacaaTGCCCGAGaaagggagaaggacagagagagggagagggaacgagagaggcagGAAGACAAAAATGCT AGAGCGTCCAGCTCGTCCCACGACAGCCGTATGAGTGATGTCCAAATGTCCAGCCAGGTCCACATGCGCTCCTCCTTCGAGCAGCCCCCCACCAGTGTGGCCGCTGTGCCCCCTTACATCGGCCCCGACACCCCTGCCCTGCGCACCCTCAGTGAGTACGCCCGACCCCACGTCATGTCCCCCAACAATCGCAACCACCCCTTCTTCGTGTCTCTGTCCCCCGGGGACCCTCTGCTGGCATACCACATGCCTGGCCTGTACGCCGCCGAGCCcagcctgagagagagggagctccGTAACCTCCGGGAGAGGGAGCTCCGCGAGAGGATGAAGCCTGGCTTCGAGGTCAAGCCCCCGGAGATGGAGACCATGCATCCATCAGCCAACCCCATGGAGCACTTTGCCAGACATGGAGCCCTGGCCCTGCCTCATATCGCTGGGCCGCCCCACCACCCCTTTGGCCACTTCCACCCGGTCATGCAGAAccacctggagagggagaggcaggcacTGGCCCTGGCCGGGCCCCAAATGCGTCCAGAGCTAAGCTACGCTGAGAGACTGACTGCTGAGAGGCTCCATGCTGAGAGGATGGCATCTGTGGCTAACGACCCGGCCGCCAGGCTGCAGATGCTCAACGTCACACCGCATCACCACCAGCACTCCCACATCCACTCACACCTGCACCTACATCAGCAGGACCCACTCAACCAAG ATGTGTGTTACTGTCACCCAGGTAATGGGCCCCACCCCCTGGATCCCCTGGCTCCTGGGCCCCGTCTGGCCCGCTTCCCCTTCCCTGGAGGCCCCATCCCCAACCCTCTGCTCAATGACCTGCCCCACGACCATGACATGTTGCGACACCCACTGTTTG CCTATGCCGCTGTTGCAGGAGCAGGGTACCCCCGTGAGCTTCAGGGGCCCATCCCCCAGATGTCTGCAGCCCACCAGCTCCAGGCCATGCACGCCCAGTCAGCAGAGTTGCAGAGGCTGGCCATGGAGCAGCAGTGGCTACACGGACACCACCACCTACAACATGGGGGGCCTCTGCCCGGACAGGAGGATTACTACAG CCGTCTGAAGAAAGAAGGTGACAAGCCATCGTGA
- the LOC135541757 gene encoding arginine-glutamic acid dipeptide repeats protein-like isoform X4: MDDLFSPRRSLNSTQGEIRVGSSHQAKLPELQPRPVFGVQTQTENEELVWMPGVNDCDLLMYLRAARSMAAFAGMCDGGSTEDGCLAASRDDTTLNALNMLHASRYDAAKALQRLVKKPVPKLIEKCWSEDDVKRFIKGLRQYGKNFFRIRKELLPNKKTGELITFYYHWKKTPEATGTRPYRQHRRQPSSRKAKTRATAATVNTPSQSMDISSASEDDLDSEDSEQDTCGHCATTTSKDWQHGGRDNILLCTTCRTYYNKHGRLPPGPKPADPPFMFKPVKEEEEGNGKHGMRTRRSRTPLSSLRSGHKRLTGSPTSEDQQSSSHPSPAPSGASSTSNTSRISCLEKTDNTKKPGKKIKEEAPLPKSTKRSRESAAQDPEEPERTPTKRTKTQQVRQSGEQAECRSEGDGEAERGEVEEESCSDSRSAQDDGSSDTKDIDQDNRSSSPSIPSPRQGNESDSDSSAQQLQGAHQAAAETVSAPAAALAETQTPQIVPPPRVAGSNTSLPPQGTSPSAKPGQVQAQATPSPEPPQPSATSAQAGQSVSDQTSPPHNRPLPPSHPLAGPSPVPPPLGQAFHPPTPVLQGPLPSPGSLPPTQPLSLYGAPTQCPHPQRPPPHFPREPSFPQALPLTSAPQIKPPPTTPIPPSHKQPPHLSSSLAPPFPQMPSNLPPPPALKPLNSLPNQHPPGAPPPPLQLMPQSLPMQQGVPPQPPVLTQLQNLPGRGSHSHPHSSLPSCSAPSALHPVLSASSPSTMGPVPSLQPSFPSLRPSPENPNGIVGSHVQIKEEPLDECEELECPPPPPRSPSPEPLVVNIASHASQSARFFKHLDRGYNSCSRTDLFFTPLASSKLAKKREEAVERSKREAEHNAREREKDRERERERERQEDKNARASSSSHDSRMSDVQMSSQVHMRSSFEQPPTSVAAVPPYIGPDTPALRTLSEYARPHVMSPNNRNHPFFVSLSPGDPLLAYHMPGLYAAEPSLRERELRNLRERELRERMKPGFEVKPPEMETMHPSANPMEHFARHGALALPHIAGPPHHPFGHFHPVMQNHLERERQALALAGPQMRPELSYAERLTAERLHAERMASVANDPAARLQMLNVTPHHHQHSHIHSHLHLHQQDPLNQGEDVCYCHPGNGPHPLDPLAPGPRLARFPFPGGPIPNPLLNDLPHDHDMLRHPLFAYAAVAGAGYPRELQGPIPQMSAAHQLQAMHAQSAELQRLAMEQQWLHGHHHLQHGGPLPGQEDYYSRLKKEGDKPS, translated from the exons GAGCATGGCAGCGTTTGCAGGGATGTGTGACGGAGGATCCACAGAGGACGGGTGTTTGGCGGCCTCTCGTGACGACACCACACTCAACGCTTTAAACATG ttACACGCCAGCCGTTACGACGCAGCTAAAGCTCTCCAGCGCCTAGTGAAGAAACCTGTGCCCAAACTCATTGAGAAATGTTGGTCAGAGGATGATGTG AAGCGGTTCATCAAAGGTTTGAGACAGTACGGCAAGAATTTCTTCAGGATTCGCAAAGAGCTGCTGCCCAACAAGAAAACG GGGGAGTTGATCACATTCTACTATCACTGGAAGAAGACGCCTGAGGCTACAGGCACGCGGCCGTACCGTCAGCACCGTAGACAGCCGTCCTCACGCAAGGCCAAGACTCGCGCCACCGCTGCCACTGTGAACACCCCTTCACAATCCA TGGACATAAGTTCAGCCAGTGAGGATGACCTGGACAGTGAAGACAGCGAGCAAGACACCTGTGGACACTGTGCCACAACCA CCTCTAAGGACTGGCAGCACGGAGGCCGGGATAACATCCTCCTGTGTACCACCTGTCGTACCTACTACAACAAACATGGCCGCCTGCCGCCTGGCCCTAAGCCTGCTGACCCTCCCTTCATGTTCAAACCTgtcaaagaggaagaggagggcaaCGGGAAGCACGGCATGAGGACGCGACGCAGCAGAACACCG TTGTCTTCATTAAGAAGTGGCCACAAGAGGCTGACCGGCTCTCCTACCAGTGAAGACCAGCAGTCCAGTAGCCATCCCTCTCCCGCCCCCAGTGGAGCTAGCTCCACCTCCAACACATCCAGAATCTCCTGTTTAGAGAAGACTGATAACACAAAGAAGCCTGGCAAG AAGATAAAGGAAGAGGCGCCCCTACCAAAGAGTACTAAACGTTCCAGGGAGAGTGCAGCCCAGGACCCAGAGGAGCCTGAGAGAACACCAACTAAAAGGACGAAGACACAGCAGGTCAGACAGAGT ggtgaacaggcagagtGCCGGTCGGAGGGCGatggagaggctgagaggggtgaggtggaggaggagagctgCTCAGACAGCCGCAGTGCCCAGGACGACGGCAGCAGCGACACCAAAGACATCGACCAGGACAaccgctcctcctcccccagcATCCCCAGCCCTCGCCAGGGCAATGAGAGTGATTCCGACTCCTCTGCCCAGCAGCTCCAGGGTGCCCACCAGGCAGCAGCAGAGACCGTCAGTGCCCCTGCTGCTGCCCTTGCTGAAACACAGACCCCACAAATTGTTCCTCCACCACGGGTTGCAGGCTCAAACACATCCCTGCCTCCCCAGGGTACCTCTCCCTCTGCAAAGCCTGGCCAGGTACAGGCCCAGGCAACCCCCTCCCCAGAGCCTCCCCAGCCTTCAGCCACCTCTGCTCAGGCTGGTCAGTCAGTTAGCGACCAGACAAGTCCCCCACACAACCGACCCCtacccccctctcaccctctcgctGGCCCCTCACCTGTCCCTCCTCCGCTGGGACAGGCCTTCCATCCTCCAACTCCTGTATTACAGGGTCCTCTTCCTTCTCCTGGCTCTCTGCCTCCCACCCAGCCCCTGTCCCTCTATGGTGCTCCGACCCAGTGCCCCCACCCCCAGCGACCCCCTCCTCACTTTCCCAGGGAACCCTCCTTCCCCCAggccctccccctcacctccgcGCCCCAAATCAAACCACCCCCAACCacacccatccctccatctcacaAGCAGCCACCacacctctcttcttcccttgCTCCCCCTTTCCCGCAGATGCCATCCAACCTGCCCCCTCCTCCGGCACTGAAGCCCCTCAACTCTCTGCCCAACCAGCACCCTCCCGGtgcccctccaccccccctccagcTCATGCCCCAATCCCTGCCCATGCAGCAGGGTGTCCCACCCCAGCCTCCCGTGCTCACGCAGCTGCAGAACCTCCCTGGCAGAGGCAGCCACTCCCACCCCCACTCCTCCCTGCCCTCCTGCTCTGCCCCCTCAGCCttgcaccctgtcctctctgcctcttctccctcTACCATGGGTCCAGTCCCTAGTCTCcagccctccttcccctctctacgCCCCTCGCCCGAAAACCCCAATGGCATTGTAGGGTCACATGTCCAGATTAAAGAGGAGCCATTGGATGAATGTGAGGAGCTTGAGTGTCCGCCCCCTCCACCCAGAAGTCCCTCACCGGAACCTTTGGTTGTCAACATCGCCAGTCATGCCAGCCAATCAGCACG ATTTTTCAAACACCTGGACCGTGGCTACAACTCGTGCTCCAGAACAGACCTGTTCTTCACTCCCCTGGCCTCATCCAAGCTGGccaagaagagagaggaggctgtgGAGAGATccaagagagaggctgagcacaaTGCCCGAGaaagggagaaggacagagagagggagagggaacgagagaggcagGAAGACAAAAATGCT AGAGCGTCCAGCTCGTCCCACGACAGCCGTATGAGTGATGTCCAAATGTCCAGCCAGGTCCACATGCGCTCCTCCTTCGAGCAGCCCCCCACCAGTGTGGCCGCTGTGCCCCCTTACATCGGCCCCGACACCCCTGCCCTGCGCACCCTCAGTGAGTACGCCCGACCCCACGTCATGTCCCCCAACAATCGCAACCACCCCTTCTTCGTGTCTCTGTCCCCCGGGGACCCTCTGCTGGCATACCACATGCCTGGCCTGTACGCCGCCGAGCCcagcctgagagagagggagctccGTAACCTCCGGGAGAGGGAGCTCCGCGAGAGGATGAAGCCTGGCTTCGAGGTCAAGCCCCCGGAGATGGAGACCATGCATCCATCAGCCAACCCCATGGAGCACTTTGCCAGACATGGAGCCCTGGCCCTGCCTCATATCGCTGGGCCGCCCCACCACCCCTTTGGCCACTTCCACCCGGTCATGCAGAAccacctggagagggagaggcaggcacTGGCCCTGGCCGGGCCCCAAATGCGTCCAGAGCTAAGCTACGCTGAGAGACTGACTGCTGAGAGGCTCCATGCTGAGAGGATGGCATCTGTGGCTAACGACCCGGCCGCCAGGCTGCAGATGCTCAACGTCACACCGCATCACCACCAGCACTCCCACATCCACTCACACCTGCACCTACATCAGCAGGACCCACTCAACCAAGGTGAGG ATGTGTGTTACTGTCACCCAGGTAATGGGCCCCACCCCCTGGATCCCCTGGCTCCTGGGCCCCGTCTGGCCCGCTTCCCCTTCCCTGGAGGCCCCATCCCCAACCCTCTGCTCAATGACCTGCCCCACGACCATGACATGTTGCGACACCCACTGTTTG CCTATGCCGCTGTTGCAGGAGCAGGGTACCCCCGTGAGCTTCAGGGGCCCATCCCCCAGATGTCTGCAGCCCACCAGCTCCAGGCCATGCACGCCCAGTCAGCAGAGTTGCAGAGGCTGGCCATGGAGCAGCAGTGGCTACACGGACACCACCACCTACAACATGGGGGGCCTCTGCCCGGACAGGAGGATTACTACAG CCGTCTGAAGAAAGAAGGTGACAAGCCATCGTGA